The genomic window GCCCGCGACGGCGAGCTCGACGACGAGTACGAGCATGCCAGCTTCGTCGCGAAATACCGTGTCTTGCCCGTCTTTTCGCTATTGCCCTAGGGCCGGGGCGTCGGGTCCTAGTTGGGCGCGCCGAGGTAGGCGTCGGCCCAGGCGCCGATGATCCGGCCGGCCCGTTGAGCCTGGCCGCGCACGGTGAGCAGGTGATCGGAACCCTCGAGTGAGACGAAGCTGCGTGGGTGCCGGGCCAGCAGAAAGATTTCGCTCGCGTTCTCGATGCCGACGGTGTTGTCGGTGGGGGAGTGCAGGATCAGCAGCGGCAGCCGCAAGTTCGTGATCTTGTCCTCGAGGTGAGCGGCGCGGACGTCCTCCACGAATGCGCGCTTCAGGGTGAGGGTGCGTCCACCGGTCATCCATTCGGCGGCTCCATCGGAGAACACGCGCTCAACTACTGCGTCGTAATGCTTTTCGACGTGGCTGGGGTCGAAAGGGGCGGCCACCGTGACCACCGACCGCACGCCCGGGGCCCGCATCGCCGCGGCGATG from Mycobacterium shigaense includes these protein-coding regions:
- a CDS encoding alpha/beta hydrolase family protein gives rise to the protein MAERVTFSSSTGPTLAGTVEVPEGPVRGWGVFAHGFTLGKDCPAAARICKQLASDGIGMLRFDALGLGASEGDWGDGSFTVKVDDIIRACQFMTDRGTPAGILVGHSWGGAAVIAAAMRAPGVRSVVTVAAPFDPSHVEKHYDAVVERVFSDGAAEWMTGGRTLTLKRAFVEDVRAAHLEDKITNLRLPLLILHSPTDNTVGIENASEIFLLARHPRSFVSLEGSDHLLTVRGQAQRAGRIIGAWADAYLGAPN